The uncultured Desulfobulbus sp. genome window below encodes:
- the potA gene encoding spermidine/putrescine ABC transporter ATP-binding protein PotA — MNKPVIELIEVNKRYDGEQALSGISLSVADGEFLSLLGPSGCGKTTLLRLIGGFESCTSGTLLLDGQPVAGIPPEKRAVNTVFQNYALFPHMSVFENVAFGLRMAGKHQDEIRHLVTQALELVQLTGRENKRPAELSGGQQQRVAIARAIVNKPRVLLLDEPLSALDHRLRKQMQRELKQLQRTLNISFILVTHDQDEAFAMSDRVVVMQNGQIEQIGSPMEIYEEPVNLYVADFVGDINVLDGVIEEQTGPQTFSAKVEGAAVSLKSKRQLTPGQNVHVLLRPEDFRLELEQDLATSRDLFASFHQAKLKGKVERLYYQGATYDVEVTLDDGKTVQITEFFDEDSENLSFKPGDSVIIGWYEGWEVVLPYEK; from the coding sequence TTGAATAAACCGGTTATAGAACTCATAGAGGTGAACAAACGATACGACGGTGAGCAGGCACTCTCCGGTATCTCCCTGTCGGTTGCTGATGGAGAATTTCTCTCGCTTCTGGGACCGTCAGGCTGTGGTAAAACGACGCTGCTGCGGTTAATAGGCGGGTTTGAGTCCTGTACCAGTGGTACTCTGCTGCTCGATGGCCAACCTGTTGCTGGTATTCCCCCGGAAAAACGGGCTGTGAATACGGTCTTTCAGAATTACGCCCTCTTTCCCCACATGAGTGTCTTTGAAAACGTGGCCTTTGGCCTGCGCATGGCCGGGAAACACCAGGATGAAATACGCCATTTGGTTACCCAGGCCTTAGAACTTGTGCAGTTGACCGGTCGTGAGAACAAACGCCCGGCCGAGCTCTCTGGCGGTCAGCAGCAACGGGTCGCCATCGCTCGGGCCATTGTCAATAAACCACGTGTCCTCCTGTTGGATGAACCCCTCTCCGCTTTGGATCACCGACTGCGTAAGCAGATGCAACGGGAACTCAAACAGTTGCAACGAACCCTGAACATCAGTTTTATTCTGGTGACCCACGACCAGGACGAGGCCTTTGCCATGTCGGACCGGGTGGTGGTCATGCAGAACGGCCAGATCGAGCAGATTGGGAGTCCCATGGAGATCTATGAAGAGCCGGTGAATCTTTATGTGGCCGATTTCGTCGGGGATATCAATGTACTTGATGGGGTAATCGAAGAGCAGACTGGTCCACAGACCTTCAGCGCCAAGGTTGAAGGGGCTGCTGTCAGCCTGAAGAGCAAGCGCCAGCTCACTCCTGGGCAAAACGTGCATGTGCTCCTGCGTCCCGAAGATTTTCGCCTGGAACTGGAGCAGGACCTGGCCACATCCCGCGATCTTTTTGCCTCCTTTCACCAGGCCAAACTCAAAGGCAAGGTCGAGCGCCTCTATTACCAGGGCGCAACCTATGATGTCGAGGTCACCCTGGATGATGGAAAAACTGTCCAAATTACTGAATTTTTTGATGAAGATAGTGAAAACCTCTCCTTTAAACCAGGCGATAGCGTGATCATCGGCTGGTATGAGGGCTGGGAGGTGGTGCTGCCCTATGAAAAATAG
- a CDS encoding ABC transporter permease subunit, whose amino-acid sequence MKNSARFRQLLIGSTYTWMVVLALIPYLILLTASFLSQGEEQLVRSGLSLSNYQHLISPAVFSMARDSVVLASVAAMLCLLVGYPFAYVLVQAPAKKQPLLLLLVMIPFWTNSLIRTYALVMMLKANGVINQLLLGLGLIDAPLQLMYTQVAVFIGLVYTLLPFMILPLYAALKAVDPRLVEAGRDLGANWFHCFFRITVPLTLPGIIAGSMLVFLPALGMFYVADILGGARTMLLGNYIRDQFLIYRNIPMGAAASVTMTVAMGLMLTLYYVSRQRLGKEGMQ is encoded by the coding sequence ATGAAAAATAGTGCCCGATTTCGGCAACTGCTCATTGGCTCCACCTACACCTGGATGGTGGTTCTGGCACTTATTCCCTACCTGATCCTCTTGACTGCCAGTTTTCTTTCCCAAGGTGAAGAGCAGCTGGTACGCTCGGGACTGAGCCTGAGTAATTACCAACATCTTATCTCTCCGGCAGTCTTCAGCATGGCGCGGGATTCCGTCGTTCTTGCCAGTGTTGCTGCGATGCTCTGCCTGCTTGTCGGCTATCCTTTTGCCTATGTTCTCGTCCAGGCTCCCGCTAAAAAACAGCCGCTGCTGCTCTTGTTGGTGATGATCCCCTTTTGGACCAATTCCCTTATTCGCACCTATGCCCTGGTGATGATGCTCAAGGCAAACGGTGTGATCAATCAACTGCTCCTGGGGCTGGGGCTGATTGATGCGCCCCTGCAGCTGATGTATACCCAGGTGGCTGTGTTTATTGGCCTTGTCTACACCCTACTTCCCTTTATGATACTCCCCCTCTATGCGGCGCTGAAGGCGGTTGATCCACGGCTGGTCGAGGCAGGACGAGATCTGGGCGCCAATTGGTTTCACTGCTTTTTTCGGATCACCGTGCCTCTGACACTGCCGGGCATTATCGCCGGGAGTATGCTCGTTTTTCTGCCAGCGCTTGGCATGTTTTACGTGGCAGATATTCTTGGAGGGGCCCGGACAATGCTCCTGGGGAACTATATCCGTGATCAGTTTCTCATCTATCGCAATATTCCCATGGGAGCGGCAGCATCGGTTACCATGACGGTGGCCATGGGGCTGATGCTCACCCTCTACTACGTATCCCGGCAGCGTTTGGGCAAGGAGGGGATGCAATGA
- the potC gene encoding spermidine/putrescine ABC transporter permease PotC has protein sequence MSLWLKRIYAGLVYSFLYLPLLVVAVFSFNDSKYSLAWHGFTLRWYDKLWQNSSLMSAALNSLIVAACAATLATLLGTVAAFIMHQYRFPGRKVLFGSLFVMMMSPDIVIAISLLLLFLALHLPLGFPTLLVAHAVLCVPFVATTVYSRFHGFQRDIIDAAKDLGAGEYQVFRYIVIPLALPAVVGGWLLSFTLSLDDVIISFFTTGPDFEVLPLRIYSMVRLGIKPDVNALCVVMMVITIAALVLSRILLKEKK, from the coding sequence ATGAGTCTTTGGCTAAAACGCATCTACGCCGGGCTTGTGTACAGTTTTCTTTATCTGCCCCTTTTGGTGGTCGCGGTTTTCTCCTTCAACGATTCCAAGTATTCGCTTGCCTGGCATGGCTTCACCCTGCGCTGGTACGATAAGCTCTGGCAAAACAGCAGCCTCATGTCTGCTGCACTGAATTCGCTGATAGTTGCGGCCTGTGCGGCCACGCTTGCCACCCTGCTGGGAACAGTGGCCGCCTTTATCATGCATCAGTATCGCTTTCCCGGGAGAAAAGTGCTTTTTGGCAGTCTTTTTGTGATGATGATGTCCCCTGATATCGTGATTGCAATTTCCCTTCTGTTGCTCTTTCTGGCGTTGCATCTCCCCCTGGGCTTCCCTACCCTGCTAGTTGCCCACGCAGTACTCTGTGTGCCTTTTGTCGCAACCACGGTCTACTCCCGTTTTCATGGTTTTCAGCGAGACATCATTGATGCGGCCAAGGATCTTGGAGCTGGTGAGTATCAGGTCTTTCGCTATATTGTCATTCCGCTGGCACTACCAGCTGTAGTGGGAGGCTGGCTCCTGAGCTTTACCCTTTCCCTTGATGACGTCATAATTAGTTTTTTCACCACTGGGCCTGATTTTGAAGTACTACCGTTGCGTATCTATTCCATGGTTCGGCTCGGTATAAAACCCGATGTCAACGCTCTCTGCGTGGTGATGATGGTTATCACCATAGCTGCCCTCGTTCTCTCAAGAATATTGCTTAAGGAAAAAAAATGA
- a CDS encoding extracellular solute-binding protein: MKNLLRGLLAVVTLWTLATSALASDKVLNLYIWSEYIPDEVVAAFTKKTGIKVNISTYDSNEAMYAKVKLVGKGYDIVVPSSDFVGLMRREGLLLPIDTKKIPNFELLAPRFLNQSFDPNNTYSVPYMWGSTSIAVNTELVGKETITKSLDLWKPELKGRLIMPNDLREVIGIGLKTLGYSINETNPEHLKQAYERLQSLMPNIRVFDSDSPKQALLAGEVAAGLVYNGEGFIANSENPAITYIYPPEGFSLWLDSFCIPKGAEHVEAAYAFMDYVLRPQVSATISEAMGYSSPNAKAIALLPEAMKKNIIVNPSPEMVKQGEFLDHLDADTMKLYEQYWVQLKTK, encoded by the coding sequence ATGAAAAACCTACTGCGTGGTCTCCTTGCGGTTGTGACCCTCTGGACACTGGCGACCTCGGCCCTGGCCAGTGACAAGGTGTTGAACCTCTACATCTGGTCGGAATACATCCCTGACGAGGTTGTCGCTGCTTTTACCAAGAAGACGGGGATCAAGGTCAATATCTCCACCTACGACTCCAACGAGGCCATGTATGCCAAGGTCAAGCTGGTGGGGAAGGGCTATGATATTGTGGTGCCTTCTTCCGACTTTGTGGGCCTGATGCGACGCGAGGGGTTGCTGCTGCCAATTGACACCAAGAAAATCCCGAATTTCGAATTACTGGCACCTCGTTTTCTCAATCAGTCTTTTGATCCCAACAATACCTATTCAGTGCCCTATATGTGGGGTTCCACCTCCATTGCCGTTAATACGGAGCTTGTGGGCAAAGAGACCATTACCAAGTCGCTGGACCTGTGGAAGCCTGAGCTCAAAGGACGACTGATTATGCCCAATGACCTACGCGAGGTTATTGGCATTGGCCTGAAGACCTTGGGCTATTCCATAAACGAAACCAACCCCGAGCATCTCAAACAGGCCTACGAGCGCCTTCAGAGCCTTATGCCCAATATCCGCGTTTTTGATTCCGACTCCCCTAAACAGGCCCTGTTGGCGGGTGAGGTCGCAGCCGGTCTTGTCTACAACGGTGAGGGCTTTATTGCCAACAGTGAAAACCCTGCCATTACCTACATCTACCCACCTGAGGGGTTCAGCCTCTGGTTGGATAGCTTTTGTATTCCCAAAGGGGCCGAGCATGTGGAAGCCGCTTACGCCTTTATGGATTACGTGCTCAGACCCCAGGTTTCGGCAACCATCAGCGAGGCGATGGGTTATTCCTCACCAAATGCCAAGGCCATTGCTTTGTTGCCCGAGGCTATGAAGAAAAACATCATCGTTAACCCCAGCCCAGAAATGGTTAAGCAGGGAGAATTCCTAGATCATCTCGATGCCGACACGATGAAACTTTACGAGCAATACTGGGTACAACTAAAAACAAAATAA
- a CDS encoding DUF2057 domain-containing protein: MKLFMSFLVVAVFSAGSPAWASVSMEIPKTLSVLALNGKAAKFRDTITLKDGVNQLAVQVVKDVGKHMDADMEYSDVFVVKFTATDQSLKMTIPRIRSEQSVRQFNEEPNIVISSLSGEQLELAVDKLEKEGFQILRDYEAELAAFNRTNSPAAVPVHASQGFSREASSSMSYHTIPQPENEAMNPQNKQPNMADDMLKYWYIQADDATRDKFKKWINE; the protein is encoded by the coding sequence ATGAAGTTATTTATGAGTTTCCTCGTTGTTGCTGTGTTCTCTGCTGGCTCCCCTGCATGGGCCTCTGTTTCCATGGAAATTCCCAAAACTTTGTCCGTGCTCGCGCTAAACGGTAAGGCTGCAAAATTTAGAGATACAATAACCTTAAAAGATGGGGTTAATCAACTTGCGGTGCAGGTCGTCAAAGATGTCGGTAAACATATGGATGCAGACATGGAATATTCAGATGTATTTGTGGTTAAATTTACTGCCACAGATCAATCACTGAAAATGACAATCCCTCGAATCAGAAGCGAACAAAGTGTCAGACAATTTAACGAAGAACCCAATATTGTCATCTCTTCACTCTCAGGGGAACAATTAGAGCTTGCCGTCGATAAACTCGAAAAAGAAGGCTTCCAGATTCTCAGAGATTACGAAGCCGAACTTGCAGCGTTTAATAGAACCAACTCTCCTGCTGCCGTGCCTGTACATGCCTCACAAGGCTTTTCCCGAGAGGCTTCATCCTCAATGTCTTATCACACTATCCCCCAGCCTGAGAATGAAGCCATGAACCCTCAAAATAAACAACCAAACATGGCTGATGACATGTTGAAATACTGGTACATCCAGGCTGACGATGCAACTAGGGATAAATTCAAAAAATGGATAAACGAATAG
- a CDS encoding porin: MKKVLCALTVAAIAAPIGSTQAMTLFEKDGLKYKMKGDWQIQLRQKAGKDKDLDVEYDDLEIKNNITYDLGNGLKAIGELDFGFKNAADDSDNDERGHLEEAYLGFGYESFEFVFGKTTSATDEFGIEGAIESPLKDDVFDKEKITEGDDLLKVSAEFADMVTVIVTHELDAESSDSSDNGGFTDIFASIEFSGCTIGAAYSSFETNVAGEDKLDLYGVSVSYDAKVVEVGADYSVVDDPNKYDYDFLNIYVGVPIQSFKIGAGYQQIDYDTNVKDDVSAWYANVTYKFPTQKNVSVFAEIQDTDEDDSDMGFLVGARIKF, translated from the coding sequence ATGAAGAAAGTATTGTGTGCATTGACTGTTGCGGCTATCGCAGCGCCAATTGGTTCAACTCAGGCCATGACCCTTTTTGAAAAGGATGGCTTAAAGTATAAAATGAAGGGTGATTGGCAGATTCAACTCCGTCAGAAGGCAGGTAAAGATAAGGACCTCGATGTAGAATACGATGACCTAGAAATCAAAAATAATATCACCTATGACCTGGGCAATGGGCTCAAAGCCATTGGTGAGCTGGATTTTGGTTTTAAAAATGCTGCAGATGATTCAGACAACGATGAGCGTGGGCACCTTGAGGAGGCCTATCTCGGGTTTGGTTATGAAAGCTTTGAATTTGTTTTCGGTAAAACGACTAGTGCAACCGACGAATTCGGTATTGAAGGTGCCATTGAATCGCCCTTAAAAGACGATGTTTTTGATAAAGAGAAGATCACTGAAGGGGATGATCTGCTCAAGGTAAGTGCAGAATTTGCCGATATGGTTACTGTCATCGTTACTCACGAACTTGATGCAGAAAGCAGTGATAGTTCTGACAATGGTGGCTTCACCGATATTTTTGCAAGTATCGAGTTTTCTGGCTGTACCATTGGGGCAGCGTATTCCTCCTTTGAAACCAATGTTGCGGGTGAGGATAAGCTTGACCTTTATGGTGTGAGTGTTTCTTATGATGCGAAAGTTGTCGAAGTTGGTGCTGATTACAGTGTGGTCGATGATCCTAACAAATATGATTATGATTTCTTGAATATCTATGTAGGAGTACCTATTCAGTCATTTAAAATTGGCGCAGGGTATCAACAGATTGACTACGATACCAATGTAAAGGACGATGTTTCCGCTTGGTACGCCAATGTTACCTACAAATTCCCGACACAAAAAAATGTCAGTGTTTTTGCTGAAATTCAAGACACTGATGAAGATGATTCCGATATGGGATTTCTCGTAGGTGCACGCATTAAGTTCTAA
- a CDS encoding TIGR03905 family TSCPD domain-containing protein, whose amino-acid sequence MQFLNTFGVDKNIHVPEGVCAKSISFDIEEGKLRNLHFTGGCQGNLRAISVLLEGMPVEEVISKVKGITCGTKGTSCTDQLAQILEKQLSFS is encoded by the coding sequence ATGCAATTTTTAAATACGTTTGGGGTAGATAAAAATATTCATGTTCCAGAAGGCGTTTGTGCGAAATCTATCTCGTTTGACATAGAGGAAGGTAAGTTACGCAATCTGCACTTTACAGGTGGGTGCCAGGGCAATCTCAGGGCAATTTCGGTATTACTTGAAGGGATGCCTGTTGAGGAGGTTATCTCCAAGGTCAAGGGGATTACGTGCGGTACTAAAGGCACCTCGTGCACTGATCAACTTGCTCAAATCCTAGAAAAGCAACTTTCTTTTTCATAA
- the secA gene encoding preprotein translocase subunit SecA — MVGKVLTKVFGSKNERIVKRYRRMVQEINELEPAIEPLSDEELKAKTAEFKNRLSQGETLDDLLPEAFAVVREAAKRVLGERHYDVQLIGGIVLHQGKIAEMKTGEGKTLTSTAPVYLNALSGKGVHVVTVNDYLASRDVEWMGEVYRFLGMSTACIVHDMDDEQRRKAYGADITYGTNNEFGFDYLRDNMKFSLEDYCQRGFNYAIVDEVDSILIDEARTPLIISGPAEQTTDLYLKVDRIMRHFKVDDHYTKDEKARQIMLTDDGVALAEELLDLDNLYDPRNINHLHHVNQALKAHFLFQRDVDYIVRNGGVVIVDEFTGRTMEGRRYSDGLHQALEAKEGVKIEKENQTLASITFQNYFRMYDKLAGMTGTADTEAPEFKKIYELEVVIIPTHQKMVRKDFADLIYKNQAAKYRNIVREIKELNAKGQPILVGTISIDVSEKISKMLSKENIPHDVLNAKQHEREAEIIAEAGQKGRVTIATNMAGRGTDIKLGEGVREIGGLHILGTGRHESRRIDNQLRGRSGRQGDPGSSRFYLSLEDDLLRIFGSDRLSSVMDKLGMEEDEPIEHSMVTRAIENAQRKVEGHNFDIRKHLLEYDDVMNKQREVVYSQRREVLEGENIRPIIDDFISDLSSQIVAELASSRGSSEEWDWEAIEDRVEQVFNLKLDWGEDERNDMTSDEFSEKLNMSIQQAYAAQEARNGADQMRQLERMVMLQVVDGLWKEHLLQMDHLKEGIGLRGYGQKNPLMEYKREGYDLFANMVEAVKQHTIANLMRIQLVQDEELARLEEERRQQREQEMAAMKRLGAKEPSDNSGSQTVQRSEEKIGRNAPCPCGSGKKYKKCCGKAG; from the coding sequence ATGGTCGGAAAAGTACTGACAAAAGTTTTTGGGAGTAAAAACGAAAGGATAGTCAAGCGTTACCGGCGAATGGTCCAAGAAATTAATGAACTTGAGCCTGCGATTGAGCCGCTTTCCGATGAGGAGCTGAAGGCAAAGACTGCCGAGTTTAAAAACAGACTCTCCCAGGGGGAAACCCTTGATGACCTGTTACCCGAAGCGTTTGCCGTTGTACGCGAGGCCGCTAAACGTGTTCTCGGTGAGCGCCATTATGATGTTCAGCTCATTGGTGGCATTGTGCTGCACCAGGGGAAAATTGCTGAAATGAAAACCGGTGAGGGTAAAACCCTGACCTCCACCGCTCCTGTCTATCTGAATGCACTCTCCGGTAAAGGCGTTCATGTGGTCACTGTAAACGATTACCTGGCCAGCCGTGATGTCGAGTGGATGGGCGAGGTCTATCGTTTTTTAGGTATGAGCACGGCCTGTATTGTTCATGATATGGATGATGAGCAGAGACGGAAGGCCTATGGAGCCGATATCACTTACGGAACCAATAATGAATTTGGTTTTGATTACCTGCGCGACAACATGAAGTTTTCTTTGGAAGACTACTGTCAACGGGGGTTTAATTATGCAATTGTCGATGAGGTTGACTCCATTCTCATTGATGAGGCCCGAACTCCCCTGATCATTTCTGGCCCGGCTGAACAGACCACAGATCTCTATCTCAAGGTTGATCGTATCATGCGCCATTTTAAGGTGGATGATCACTACACCAAAGATGAGAAAGCCCGCCAGATCATGCTCACCGATGATGGTGTGGCCCTCGCGGAAGAATTGCTTGATCTTGACAATCTCTACGATCCAAGAAACATTAATCACCTGCATCATGTAAACCAGGCACTGAAGGCACATTTCCTCTTTCAGCGCGATGTGGATTATATCGTCCGCAACGGAGGAGTTGTCATTGTCGATGAGTTCACCGGACGAACCATGGAGGGGCGGCGTTATTCCGATGGTCTGCACCAGGCACTGGAAGCCAAGGAAGGCGTAAAAATCGAGAAAGAAAATCAGACCCTTGCCTCGATCACCTTCCAGAACTATTTCCGGATGTACGATAAGCTTGCGGGAATGACAGGTACTGCCGATACCGAGGCACCTGAATTTAAAAAAATCTATGAACTTGAGGTTGTTATCATTCCCACCCACCAGAAAATGGTGCGGAAAGATTTTGCTGATCTGATCTATAAAAATCAAGCGGCCAAGTATCGCAATATCGTTCGAGAGATTAAAGAACTCAATGCCAAAGGCCAACCAATTCTGGTCGGTACGATCTCCATCGATGTTTCCGAAAAAATTTCCAAAATGCTCAGCAAAGAAAATATTCCCCATGATGTGCTCAATGCAAAACAGCATGAGCGTGAGGCCGAGATCATCGCTGAGGCCGGACAGAAGGGAAGGGTGACCATCGCAACCAATATGGCTGGGCGTGGTACCGATATTAAACTGGGCGAAGGTGTTCGTGAAATTGGCGGCCTGCACATCCTGGGCACCGGAAGGCATGAGAGTCGACGTATCGATAACCAGTTACGCGGTCGTTCCGGACGTCAGGGAGATCCCGGTTCATCACGATTCTATCTCTCTCTTGAAGATGATTTACTGCGTATTTTTGGCTCTGACCGTCTGAGTTCGGTGATGGATAAGCTTGGCATGGAGGAAGACGAGCCCATTGAGCATTCCATGGTTACGCGCGCTATTGAAAATGCGCAACGTAAGGTCGAGGGGCACAACTTTGATATTCGTAAACATCTGTTGGAATACGACGATGTCATGAATAAACAGCGGGAAGTTGTCTACAGCCAGCGCCGTGAAGTCTTGGAAGGGGAAAATATTCGTCCTATTATCGATGATTTTATCAGCGACCTGTCCTCGCAAATTGTAGCTGAGCTTGCCAGTAGCCGGGGGAGTTCCGAAGAATGGGATTGGGAAGCCATTGAAGATCGGGTGGAGCAGGTGTTTAATCTGAAGCTTGACTGGGGCGAAGATGAACGTAACGATATGACCAGCGACGAGTTCAGTGAGAAACTCAACATGTCTATCCAGCAGGCGTACGCTGCCCAGGAAGCGAGGAACGGTGCAGATCAGATGCGACAGCTTGAGCGGATGGTCATGCTCCAAGTGGTTGACGGTCTCTGGAAAGAACATTTATTGCAGATGGATCATCTCAAAGAGGGCATCGGGCTGCGTGGTTACGGCCAGAAGAACCCGCTCATGGAATACAAGCGGGAAGGGTACGACCTTTTTGCCAACATGGTTGAGGCGGTCAAGCAACATACCATCGCCAACCTGATGCGTATTCAGCTGGTACAGGATGAGGAACTTGCCCGTCTTGAGGAGGAGCGCCGGCAGCAACGTGAGCAGGAAATGGCAGCAATGAAACGATTAGGCGCCAAAGAACCCAGTGACAATTCAGGTTCTCAAACCGTGCAGCGCAGCGAAGAAAAGATAGGTCGTAATGCTCCATGTCCCTGTGGATCTGGCAAAAAATACAAGAAGTGTTGCGGTAAGGCAGGCTGA
- a CDS encoding N-acetyltransferase, whose product MLEATLQKNSGRIRPARMGDVRPIHSLLSSFAAKGVMLPRSISSLYDHLRDFVVYEEAGAILGICALQLCWDDLAEIRSLAVVEERQKCGIGALLVESCLDEAKSLEISKVFVLTYQAPFFRKYGFIDCDKSDLPHKIWSDCIHCSKFPDCDEDALIRTSPALAGA is encoded by the coding sequence ATGCTTGAAGCTACACTACAAAAGAACAGTGGACGAATCCGTCCGGCTCGAATGGGCGATGTGCGCCCCATTCACTCCCTGTTAAGTTCGTTCGCTGCTAAAGGGGTCATGCTTCCCCGGTCGATTAGCTCCCTGTATGATCATTTACGCGACTTTGTTGTCTATGAAGAAGCTGGCGCGATACTTGGTATCTGTGCTCTTCAGCTGTGCTGGGATGATCTTGCGGAAATACGATCGCTGGCCGTGGTCGAAGAACGCCAGAAATGCGGCATCGGAGCACTGCTCGTGGAATCATGTCTGGATGAGGCTAAGAGTCTCGAAATATCGAAGGTGTTCGTCCTGACCTATCAGGCCCCCTTTTTTCGCAAGTATGGGTTTATCGACTGTGATAAATCAGACCTGCCACATAAGATCTGGAGTGATTGTATCCATTGCTCTAAGTTTCCTGATTGCGATGAAGATGCCTTGATTCGAACCTCTCCAGCTCTGGCTGGGGCTTGA
- the argS gene encoding arginine--tRNA ligase gives MIKSQIKDIVDRCFQKGVAQNYWSDAAAGRYAIEVPKREGQGDFSTNFALVAAGIDKRKPRDLATQLAQLLEAEAMIERVEIAGPGFINLFLKKEIWATVLAPIYDQGSTFGCTNVGAGKRVLVEFVSANPTGPLSVGHGRNAVLGDAIARVLKAAGYQVEREYYFNDAGRQMRVLGESTRARYLELLGLPNTFPEDGYQGDYIYDIARTMQAEGGDSYTDADVTVFKDHAQKAIFADIDATLKRIGIGFDTYFNEHTLYADGRIYKVVDDLRAKDLVYEKEEATWFKTSELGQEQDRVIIKSTGEPTYRLPDIAYHLDKFKRGYDWMINVFGSDHIATVPDVLAGVRALGCDDSKITVVLYQFVTLLRDGKQVKMSTRKATFVTVDELVDEVGPDALRFFFLMRKPDNLIEFDLDLAKKQSQENPVYYVQYGHARLCSIERQAKEQGASSSAGPDALDRLVEPEEYALLKTLAEYPQLVAGAAADLAPHRVIFYLMELAGQFHGYYNKHKVLTDDSQLSAARLYLCGAIKQVLRNGLELIGLNAPESM, from the coding sequence ATGATAAAATCACAGATAAAAGACATTGTTGATCGTTGTTTTCAGAAAGGTGTAGCTCAAAATTATTGGAGTGATGCTGCAGCCGGTCGTTACGCCATAGAAGTGCCCAAGCGTGAAGGACAGGGAGATTTTTCAACCAATTTTGCTTTGGTTGCAGCCGGAATCGACAAACGAAAACCTCGGGATCTCGCAACTCAACTGGCACAGCTCCTTGAGGCAGAGGCGATGATCGAACGGGTCGAGATCGCTGGCCCTGGTTTTATCAACCTGTTTTTGAAAAAGGAAATTTGGGCCACGGTGCTTGCTCCCATCTACGATCAGGGCAGTACCTTTGGTTGTACCAATGTTGGTGCCGGCAAGAGGGTTCTGGTTGAGTTTGTCTCTGCCAATCCTACCGGTCCCCTGAGCGTCGGACATGGCCGTAATGCGGTCTTAGGGGATGCTATCGCCAGGGTGTTGAAGGCGGCTGGTTATCAGGTGGAGCGTGAATATTACTTTAACGATGCCGGACGGCAGATGCGTGTTCTGGGAGAGTCGACCCGCGCACGCTACCTCGAACTCCTGGGCCTGCCCAATACCTTTCCCGAAGATGGCTACCAGGGGGACTATATTTACGATATCGCCCGCACCATGCAGGCAGAAGGAGGCGATTCGTATACTGATGCCGATGTCACCGTGTTTAAGGATCATGCCCAAAAAGCGATCTTTGCCGATATCGACGCCACCCTTAAACGGATTGGTATTGGTTTCGATACCTACTTCAACGAGCATACACTGTATGCCGATGGTCGTATTTACAAGGTGGTGGATGATCTTCGGGCCAAAGATCTTGTCTATGAAAAAGAGGAGGCCACTTGGTTTAAAACCTCTGAGCTTGGCCAAGAGCAAGATCGAGTCATCATTAAAAGTACCGGCGAGCCTACTTACCGCTTGCCCGATATCGCCTATCATCTTGATAAGTTCAAACGGGGCTATGACTGGATGATCAACGTTTTTGGTTCTGATCATATTGCCACCGTCCCCGACGTCCTGGCCGGGGTACGTGCCTTGGGATGTGATGATAGCAAAATTACGGTTGTGCTCTACCAATTTGTGACCTTGCTGCGTGACGGAAAACAAGTCAAAATGTCAACCAGGAAGGCGACTTTTGTAACAGTTGATGAGCTCGTCGATGAGGTCGGTCCCGATGCCCTGCGTTTTTTCTTTCTTATGCGTAAGCCTGATAATCTCATCGAATTTGATCTGGATTTGGCAAAAAAACAAAGTCAGGAAAACCCGGTATATTATGTACAGTACGGACACGCGCGCCTTTGCTCCATCGAGCGCCAGGCAAAAGAGCAGGGGGCTAGCAGTTCTGCCGGTCCTGATGCCCTAGATCGACTTGTAGAACCAGAAGAATACGCCTTACTCAAAACCTTGGCCGAGTATCCTCAGTTAGTCGCCGGAGCAGCGGCTGACTTGGCACCACACCGTGTGATTTTTTATCTGATGGAGCTGGCCGGTCAATTCCATGGCTACTATAATAAGCATAAGGTGCTCACCGACGATTCTCAGCTCAGTGCAGCCCGACTGTATCTCTGTGGAGCAATTAAGCAGGTCTTGCGTAACGGATTGGAACTTATCGGCCTTAATGCCCCGGAATCCATGTGA